The following proteins are encoded in a genomic region of Vanessa tameamea isolate UH-Manoa-2023 chromosome 4, ilVanTame1 primary haplotype, whole genome shotgun sequence:
- the LOC113394572 gene encoding alanine--tRNA ligase, cytoplasmic → MNTSMTGSEIRKAFIDFFINKGHKYVHSSSTIPLDDPTLLFTNAGMNQFKPIFLGSVDPNSDMAQYVRVVNTQKCIRAGGKHNDLDDVGKDVYHHTFFEMMGNWSFGDYFKNEICAWAWELLTQVYKLPGDRLYVTYFGGDESSGLEPDLECKNIWLNLGVPESHILPGNMKDNFWEMGETGPCGPCSELHYDRIGGRDAAHLVNMDDPDVLEIWNLVFIQFNRETDGSLKLLPKRHIDCGLGLERLVSVIQNKRANYDTDFFMPIFKAIENGTKVRPYTGKVGSDDTDGIDMAYRVLADHARTLTIALSDGGHPDNTGRGYVLRRILRRAVRFASEKLNAKPGFFASLVHTVVVLLGDVFPEIKKDPESIVQIINEEEIQFLKTLSRGRNLLNRTIEKLGDSKSVPGDVAWRMYDTYGFPIDLTQLMCEENNLVIDMEGYEKAKKESQLSSQGKTLGQEDLLALDIHAISHLQESGVPVTDDSPKYNYVPSSTDKDAEYKFAPCSAKILSLRSNKQFVNEVSSGQECGVILDKTNFYAEQGGQIFDEGYMVKSDDDSVEFTVTNVQVKGGYVLHIGKIEGTLKVGDTVTLHIDTERRRLVMNNHTGTHILNNVLRKVLGNDSDQRGSLVMPDRLRFDFTNKGPMTVKQIKDTEDEIKSIISDNKRVYAKHTSLSEAKKIKGLRAMFDEHYPDPVRVVSVGISVDELEKNPDASTGFETSVEFCGGSHLHQTGHIGEYVIVSEEGIAKGIRRIVALTGPEALKAINKMSILENEVNNIANFIKEQGENINHKEIVKKIVDLTNDVSQAQISYWKKEELRTMLKNLKKQLDDKERAAKAMTINLVIEKAKELCLGDKSSEIIIEELKAYSNTKALDAALKQVKQLQPNSAAMFFSVDEDSNKIFCLVAVPKNLIEKGLLASEWIQSIVPIIGGKGGGKAESAQASGNNIRALDEAIKKAREFATSKLY, encoded by the coding sequence ATGAATACTTCAATGACTGGAAGTGAAATAAGAAAAgcttttatagattttttcatcaataaaggCCATAAGTATGTTCACTCTTCATCTACAATTCCTTTGGATGATCCTACCTTACTTTTTACAAATGCTGGCATGAATCAATTTAAACCCATATTTTTAGGATCAGTAGATCCCAACTCTGATATGGCTCAATATGTAAGAGTTGTAAATACTCAAAAATGTATAAGGGCTGGTGGAAAACACAATGATTTAGATGATGTAGGAAAAGATGTATATCATCACACATTTTTTGAAATGATGGGAAATTGGTCTTTTGGTGactattttaaaaacgaaatatgtGCATGGGCTTGGGAACTTCTAACGCAAGTATATAAGCTTCCAGGTGATAgattatatgtaacatattttggGGGAGATGAGTCATCTGGTCTGGAACCAGATTTAGAATGCAAGAACATTTGGTTAAATTTAGGAGTTCCAGAATCGCACATTTTACCGGGGAATATGAAAGACAACTTTTGGGAAATGGGTGAAACAGGACCTTGTGGACCATGCTCTGAATTACATTATGATCGGATCGGTGGAAGAGATGCTGCTCATCTTGTTAATATGGATGATCCTGATGTGCTCGAAATTTGGAACTTggttttcattcaatttaatagaGAAACTGATGGATCATTAAAGTTATTGCCCAAAAGGCACATTGACTGTGGATTGGGATTAGAAAGATTAGTTTctgtaattcaaaataaaagagCAAATTATGATACTGATTTCTTCATGCCTATTTTTAAAGCCATTGAAAATGGCACTAAAGTAAGACCTTATACCGGTAAAGTAGGTTCTGATGACACGGATGGTATTGATATGGCTTACCGTGTACTAGCTGACCATGCAAGAACATTAACAATTGCATTATCTGATGGTGGTCACCCAGATAATACCGGCAGAGGTTATGTACTCCGTAGAATTTTAAGAAGAGCAGTAAGATTTGCATCAGAAAAACTAAATGCCAAACCAGGATTTTTCGCTTCATTGGTACATACTGTTGTAGTACTACTTGGTGATGTGTttcctgaaattaaaaaagatccAGAATCAattgttcaaattattaatgaagAAGAAATTCAGTTTTTGAAAACATTAAGTCGAGGTCGGAATTTGCTTAACAGAACAATAGAGAAACTTGGTGATTCTAAATCTGTACCTGGAGATGTTGCTTGGCGTATGTATGATACTTATGGCTTTCCAATTGATTTAACACAATTAATGTGTGAAGAAAATAATCTGGTTATTGACATGGAAGGTTATGAAAAAGCAAAAAAAGAATCTCAATTATCATCACAAGGAAAAACTTTAGGCCAGGAAGATTTATTGGCATTAGATATACATGCTATTAGTCATTTACAGGAAAGTGGAGTGCCCGTCACAGATGATTCccctaaatataattatgttccaTCTTCCACTGATAAAGATGCTGAATATAAGTTTGCACCATGCTCTGCAAAAATTTTGTCATTACGCAGTAACAAACAATTCGTAAATGAGGTCAGTAGTGGCCAGGAATGTGGTGTTATTTTAGACAAAACAAATTTCTACGCTGAGCAGGGTGGGCAAATATTTGATGAAGGCTATATGGTAAAGTCTGACGATGACAGTGTAGAATTTACAGTCACTAATGTTCAGGTAAAGGGTGGTTATGTTCTTCATATAGGTAAAATTGAAGGTACACTTAAAGTTGGAGATACAGTTACACTGCATATAGACACAGAAAGACGGAGATTAGTTATGAACAATCATACAGGAACACATAtacttaataatgttttaagaaAAGTGCTTGGAAACGATTCTGATCAAAGAGGATCTCTTGTGATGCCAGATCGCCTTAGATTTGATTTTACTAATAAAGGTCCCATGActgttaaacaaataaaagacacAGAAgacgaaataaaatcaattataagtGATAACAAGCGTGTTTACGCAAAACACACCAGTTTGAGTGaggctaaaaaaataaaaggactTCGTGCCATGTTCGATGAACACTACCCAGATCCAGTCCGTGTGGTTTCAGTTGGCATTTCAGTTGATGAGTTGGAAAAAAATCCAGATGCATCAACTGGTTTTGAAACTTCCGTCGAATTTTGTGGTGGTTCTCACTTACATCAAACTGGACATATTGGTGAATATGTTATCGTAAGTGAAGAAGGAATTGCAAAAGGTATTCGCAGAATTGTAGCATTAACTGGGCCTGAAGCATTGAaagctattaataaaatgagCATTCTGGAAAATGAAGTAAATAACATTGCTAATTTCATAAAAGAACAAGGTGAAAATATTAATCACAaggaaattgtaaaaaaaattgttgaccTTACAAATGATGTCTCTCAGGCCCAGATATCTTATTGGAAGAAAGAAGAGCTACGAACTATGCTTAAGAATTTAAAGAAACAATTAGATGACAAAGAAAGAGCTGCTAAAGCAATGACTATCAATTTAGTAATTGAAAAAGCGAAGGAATTATGTTTGGGGGATAAATCGTCGGAAATAATCATAGAAGAGCTAAAGGCGTATAGTAATACAAAAGCATTAGATGCTGCCTTAAAACAAGTAAAGCAGTTACAGCCTAATTCAGCTGCAATGTTTTTCTCTGTTGATGAGGactcaaataaaattttctgtTTGGTAGCTGTACCTAAAAATCTTATTGAAAAAGGCTTACTAGCATCTGAGTGGATTCAATCCATTGTACCCATTATTGGTGGTAAAGGTGGTGGTAAGGCAGAGTCTGCTCAAGCCTCTGGAAACAATATCAGGGCTTTAGATGAAGCTATTAAAAAGGCACGCGAATTTGCTACttctaaattgtattaa
- the LOC113394599 gene encoding endoplasmic reticulum-Golgi intermediate compartment protein 3 — MDSQFIHKFKQFDAYAKTLEDFRVKTATGAFITITGAVIMVLLILSEMHTYLSPNISEELFVDTSRGHKLRINFDIIVPRISCDYLVLDAMDSSGEQHLQMDHNIHKRRLDLNGTPIEEPKKEEFPVLSPVKQNTTKTAKITCGSCFGAAFNETQCCNTCDDVKEAYRLRRWALPDLSTIEQCKDDESLDRTNLALKEGCQIYGYMEVNRVGGSFHIAPGKSFTINHVHVHDVQPFSSSVFNTTHIIKHLSFGTDIESGNTAPLDGVIGQANEGAVMFQYYLKIVPTVYVRLDNTVLHTNQFSVTRHQKSVSNVNTESGMPGAFFSYELSPLMVKYTEKGRSIGHFATNICAIVGGVFTVAGIFDTLLYHSLNAFHNKIVLGKAG; from the exons ATGGACTCccaatttatacataaatttaagcAGTTTGATGCTTATGCTAAAACTTTAGAAGACTTTAGAGTGAAAACAGCCACTGGAGCATTta ttacTATAACGGGTGCAGTTATAATGGTTCTACTAATTCTATCTGAAATGCATACATATTTATCACCTAATATATCAGAAGAATTATTTGTTGATACATCACGTGgacataaattaagaataaattttgACATAATAGTACCAAGGATTTCCTGTGATT ATTTGGTATTAGATGCTATGGATTCTTCTGGTGAACAGCATCTTCAAATGGATCACAATATACATAAGAGACGTTTAGATCTGAATGGCACACCTATAGAAGAACCTAAAAAAGAAGAATTTCCAGTCTTGTCACCT GTTAAGCAAAATACTACTAAGACTGCCAAGATCACATGTGGAAGTTGCTTTGGTGCAGCTTTCAATGAAACcca GTGCTGTAATACTTGTGATGATGTCAAAGAAGCCTATAGATTAAGAAGATGGGCATTACCTGACTTGTCAACTATTGAACAATGTAAAGATGATGAATCATTAGATAGAACTAACCTGGCCCTCAAGGAAGGCTGTCAGATTTATGGATACATGGAAGTGAATAGG GTTGGTGGAAGTTTCCACATAGCACCAGGCAAAAGTTTTACCATAAATCATGTACATGTTCATGATGTCCAACCATTTTCCTCCTCAGTTTTTAACACAACACATATAATAAAGCATTTATCATTTGGAACAGATATAGAGAGTGGCAATACTGCTCCTCTTGATGGTGTAATTGGACAAGCCAATGAAG GTGCTGTTATGTTTcagtattacttaaaaatagttcCAACCGTGTATGTTAGATTAGATAATACTGTATTACACACTAACCAGTTCTCTGTAACGAGACATCAAAAATCTGTTTCCAATGTTAATACAGAATCTGGAATGCCAGGGGCATTCTTTAGTTATGAACTGTCACCTCTAATGGTGAAATATACTGAAAAAGGAAG gtcaATTGGTCACTTTGCTACAAACATTTGTGCAATAGTTGGAGGTGTTTTCACTGTTGCCGGTATATTTGACACACTATTGTATCACTCTCTTAATGCATTTCATAACAAAATTGTATTGGGCAAAGCAGGCTAA
- the LOC113394602 gene encoding transcription termination factor 3, mitochondrial produces the protein MFNIKMDLCHLIRFTIAYNANIKISRNFSSVVLSNSLVGVKYDQKNTVLESVSEDLSEVTPYFPESFNIAAYVNKSETLQNLIKLNVNLSKIEKKPHIVNKLLKMDFEKDMKNNIFFIKDFVDSENIGNYITKNPLILCETIENFQVRINYLQSKKFSNLQIHEIIARNPFWLMFSTERIDKRLGYFQNKFSLNGNEVRLLATKQPKIITYSIQHINTNSFVVKEEMGFNDEEVKALLLNKPKIWMTSQKSLLERFNYLHNVIKIPHSSILHYPNVLLCRNFKVKQRHMFLQTLGRAQYNANKENYIPLKALIENTDSEFCKNYAKCNVDDFNLFLKTL, from the exons atgtttaatataaaaatggatttGTGTCATTTGATTAGATTTACAATTGCTTACAATGCTAACATCAAAATAAGCAGAAATTTTAGTAGTGTAGTTTTGTCTAATTCTTTAGTAGGGGTTAAATATGATCAAAAGAACACCGTGCTCGAATCTGTGAGTGAAGATTTATCAGAAGTAACTCCATACTTTCCTGAATCATTTAATATAGCTGCTTATGTTAACAAATCTGAAACACTTCAAAACCTTATTAAACTAAATGTGAATCTTAGCAAGATTGAGAAGAAACCTCACATAGtaaacaaactattaaaaatggATTTTGAAAAAGATAtgaaaaacaacatattttttatcaaagatttCGTTGATtcagaaaatattggaaattatattactaaaaatccTCTTATCTTATGTGAAACTATAGAAAACTTTCAAGTAAGAATTAATTACCTACAatcaaaaaaatttagtaatttgCAAATACACGAAATAATAGCAAGAAATCCTTTTTGGTTAATGTTTAG CACTGAGAGAATAGACAAAAGGCTaggatattttcaaaataaatttagtttaaatggGAATGAAGTAAGATTACTTGCAACAAAGcaaccaaaaataataacatatagtATTCAACACATCAATACAAATTCATTTGTTGTCAAAGAAGAAATGGGTTTTAATGATGAAGAGGTGAAAGCTTTACTACTAAATAAACCCAAAATATGGATGACAA gtCAAAAATCCTTGTTGGAAAGATTCAATTACCTCCATAATGTCATTAAGATACCCCATAGCTCAATATTGCATTATCCTAATGTGCTTCTTTGTAGAAATTTCAAGGTGAAACAACGTCATATGTTTTTGCAGACCCTTGGTAGAGCTCAGTATAAtgcaaataaagaaaattatattccacTGAAGGCTTTGATTGAAAACACAGATTcagaattttgtaaaaattatgcTAAATGTAATGTTGAtgatttcaatttgtttttaaagacTTTGTGA
- the LOC113394623 gene encoding reactive oxygen species modulator 1, whose amino-acid sequence MPVPGGLYQNQGPTCFDKMKMGFMIGFCVGMASGGLFGGFTALRYGARGRELVHSVGKVMLQGGGTFGTFMAIGTGIRC is encoded by the exons ATGCCAGTTCCCGGAGGCCTTTATCAAAATCAAGGACCTACttgttttgataaaatgaaaatggGTTTTATGATAGGATTTTGTGTAGGCATGGCAAGTGGAGGTTTATTCGGCGGATTTACCGCTTTaag ATATGGCGCTAGAGGCCGTGAACTAGTTCATTCTGTTGGCAAAGTAATGCTTCAGGGCGGTGGAACTTTTGGTACATTTATGGCAATCGGAACAGGAATTCGctgttga